A stretch of Eleutherodactylus coqui strain aEleCoq1 chromosome 2, aEleCoq1.hap1, whole genome shotgun sequence DNA encodes these proteins:
- the LOC136612761 gene encoding zinc finger protein 300-like produces the protein MSLQILRTRFCRIMPSCLVNQCVSKTGRKGQSEQIILHPFPKDVSRIIVWLQQTGQIFKDLNALAQKILDENKQNKYRLCSCHFTPDSYIINVNHHGKSLRVDAIPTIFPVVKEGECIIEENLKKSRARRRKKPDIACDGIQQSLIQLPINDRLKFEELLQDVELTKIGFCSIGTQTDYTLVNSVLVFKEDQTMGSNVLDGPLTPDASVTSLRLMSQLKMQMESSLQEVPIRFEDVAVYFSAEEWESLVLSERLLYMDVMLENFYTLSSLGFMYEKPEIISIIEKFQELCHTADVQPITMKEEPEYYLETDVSTRYWRAESPVCSKQELLLQAQMCNGVEQPVYHSEDSTRPDAVDQRFYNDLQLVTVKEEPEYYSETEVSTRYWGEENSVCSKQELQFQAQMCNGVGQPAYRSKDSTRQDPVDQSFINDVQLITVKEEPEYYSETDLSTRYWKAEGSVCCKQELLLQAQMCNGVEQALYRSEDSTRQDLVDQSFYNDVQPITVKAEHEGFSETDVSSKRMENSVCSNQELWLKAKMCKEVEQLIDRSEDSTRQDPVDQSFHIGNKSLVQTHDGQSQGKPCIGSGATKSGLMTECKSHLTERHYTCTDCGKCFNRSSHLLRHKRIHVGERPYFCDKCEKSFIDSSQLVIHRRTHTGEKPYACSSCDKKFICKLHLVRHQRSHTGEQPYVCNKCGKKFAQSSNLLTHLRTHTGEKPYSCSYCEKSFIRRSHLVRHQRIHTGQGPYACNECDKSFTESSGLLKHLRTHTGERPYICSQCPKSFMDKSALANHERTHTGERPYACRDCGKTFSHSSALVKHVRTHTGEKPYACGNCGKSFSQTSALVNHERTHTGQKPFVCSDCGKCFTQASSLVKHQRTHTGERPYTCGECGKSFTYSSVLVKHEKTHKKQRVV, from the exons ATGAGCTTACAAATCCTTAG GACGCGTTTTTGCAGAATCATGCCTAGCTGTTTGGTAAACCAATGTGTTAGCAAAACTGGAAGAAAGGGCCAAAGTGAGCAGATAATTTTGCACCCCTTTCCGAAGGATGTGTCAAGAATAATAGTTTGGCTGCAGCAGACCGGTCAGATCTTTAAAGATCTCAATGCTTTGGCGCAGAAGATCTTAGATGAAAACAAGCAAAACAAATATCGCCTGTGCTCGTGCCACTTCACTCCAGACTCGTATATTATCAATGTCAACCATCATGGAAAATCTCTGCGAGTCGATGCTATACCAACTATTTTTCCAGTCGTCAAAGAAGGAGAATGTATTATCGAAGAAAATTTGAAGAAAAGCCGCGCAAGAAGGCGGAAGAAACCGGATATAGCCTGCGACGGCATCCAGCAGTCTTTAATACAGCTTCCAATTAATGACAGACTAAAATTTGAAGAATTGCTTCAGGATGTAGAATTGACAAAAATTGGATTTTGTAGCATCGGAACACAGACCGATTACACACTAGTAAATTCAGTTCTTGTTTTCAAGGAAGACCAAACAATGGGATCCAATGTTCTGGATGGACCGTTGACGCCCG ATGCTTCAGTTACGTCTTTGCGTCTGATGTCCCAGTTGAAGATGCAGATGGAGTCTTCGTTACAAGAG GTTCCAATCAGATTTGAGGACGTGGCGGTGTACTTTTCGGCAGAGGAGTGGGAGAGTTTGGTACTTTCGGAGAGGCTGCTGTACATGGACGTCATGCTGGAGAACTTTTACACCCTTTCCTCTCTGG GCTTTATGTATGAAAAACCTGAAATCATCTCCATAATTGAAAAATTTCAAGAACTTTGTCATACGGCAG ATGTGCAGCCCATCACAATGAAGGAGGAACCTGAGTATTATTTAGAGACTGATGTGTCCACTAGATATTGGAGAGCGGAAAGTCCTGTGTGCAGCAAACAGGAACTTTTGTTACAAGCGCAGATGTGTAATGGAGTTGAGCAGCCGGTCTATCATTCAGAAGACTCTACAAGACCAGACGCGGTAGACCAACGTTTTTATAATG ATCTGCAACTCGTCACAGTAAAAGAGGAACCTGAGTATTATTCGGAGACGGAAGTGTCCACCAGATATTGGGGAGAAGAAAATTCTGTGTGCAGCAAACAAGAACTTCAGTTTCAAGCGCAAATGTGCAATGGGGTTGGACAGCCGGCCTATCGTTCAAAAGACTCTACAAGACAAGACCCGGTAGACCAAAGTTTCATTAATG ATGTGCAACTCATCACCGTGAAGGAGGAACCTGAGTATTATTCAGAGACTGATCTGTCCACTAGATATTGGAAAGCAGAAGGTTCTGTGTGCTGCAAACAGGAACTTCTACTACAAGCGCAAATGTGTAATGGAGTTGAGCAGGCGCTCTATCGTTCAGAAGACTCTACAAGACAAGACCTGGTAGACCAAAGTTTCTATAATG ATGTGCAACCGATCACAGTGAAAGCGGaacatgagggtttttcagagaCTGATGTGTCCAGTAAGAGAATGGAAAATTCTGTGTGCAGCAACCAGGAACTATGGTTAAAAGCAAAAATGTGCAAGGAAGTTGAACAGCTGATTGATCGTTCAGAAGACTCTACAAGACAAGACCCGGTGGACCAAAGTTTCCATATCGGTAATAAATCTCTAGTTCAAACACATGATGGCCAATCTCAAGGAAAGCCGTGTATTGGGTCAGGTGCCACCAAGTCTGGACTGATGACTGAGTGTAAATCACACCTCACTGAAAGACATTACACATGCACAGACTGTGGAAAATGTTTCAACCGTAGTTCACATCTCTTAAGACACAAGAGAATCCATGTAGGCGAGAGGCCATATTTCTGCGataaatgtgaaaaaagtttcaTCGACAGCTCCCAGCTTGTTATACATAGAAGGACCCATACTGGTGAGAAGCCGTATGCCTGTAGTAGCTGTGACAAAAAGTTCATATGTAAGTTGCACCTTGTGAGACACCAGAGATCACACACAGGTGAGCAGCCGTACGTGTGCAACAAATGTGGCAAAAAGTTTGCTCAGAGCTCCAATCTTCTCACTCACTTGAGGACCCACACTGGGGAAAAGCCGTATTCTTGCTCTTATTGTGAAAAAAGTTTTATCCGGAGGTCCCATCTTGTGCGTCATCAGCGGATTCACACCGGACAGGGGCCTTATGCATGCAATGAATGTGACAAAAGCTTCACCGAAAGTTCTGGCTTGCTTAAACATCTGCGAACCCACACGGGGGAAAGGCCTTATATCTGTAGCCAGTGTCCGAAATCATTTATGGACAAGTCTGCGTTGGCTAACCATGAAAGAACACACACTGGAGAGCGTCCATATGCTTGTAGGGACTGCGGGAAGACCTTCTCTCACAGCTCCGCACTGGTGAAGCATGTCCGTACTCATACTGGTGAAAAGCCATATGCGTGCGGAAACTGTGGGAAAAGCTTTTCTCAGACCTCGGCCCTTGTGAATCATGAGAGAACTCATACCGGACAAAAGCCTTTCGTGTGTTCTgactgtgggaagtgttttacacaAGCATCATCTTTGGTTAAACACCAGCGGACTCACACGGGAGAGAGACCGTACACATGTGGAGAGTGTGGGAAGAGTTTTACTTACAGCTCCGTCTTGGTTAAGCATGAGAAGACACACAAAAAGCAAAGAGTTGTTTAA